One Danio rerio strain Tuebingen ecotype United States chromosome 9, GRCz12tu, whole genome shotgun sequence genomic region harbors:
- the epc2 gene encoding enhancer of polycomb homolog 2 (The RefSeq protein has 4 substitutions compared to this genomic sequence), translating into MSKLSFRARALDAAKPLPIYRNKDLPDLTDCVSINRAVPQMPTGMEKEEESEHHLQRAISAQQVFREKKESMVIPVPEAESNITYYDRLYKGEFRIPKQLIHIQPLGLDNELPDYDMDSEDETLLNRLNRKMELKPVQFETMMDRLEKASTNQLVTLQEAKLLLNEDDYLLKSVYDYWVRKRKNCRGPSLIPQIKQEKRDGSTNSDAYVAFRRRTEKMQTRKNRKNDEASYEKMLKLRREFSRTISILEMIKKREKSKRELLHLTLEVFEKRYQIGDFTGEILNEVTVPLAEKTVYPAPISLPISSRHKTENKIKSHKIGPKHLHPFPVKPEPHFDFVRSHKKYNKRPKLDTFRQTGWPERIQTINKADIKQYDFHSSGEEDYPLSPASEPDEENDPDGVFAFRRKAGCSYHAPVVDQSCSPHWQQTGQDQLWQRNCLTALSVPRRCIAVACRRVGRGGRVVLDRTSSDLDHSLGHLDPDMLYPSAGSCVPDLPVHTNTNSHVSQRSLTQLLGDIQACRWKFFRPRPLQDNSRAEDKKGTPPVEKGGGTTLSNSVSGGFTEEQFQSHQQQLVHMHKQLQQQELQQNSTAAEAHLHLHTLDSAGAHFAASAVINTPNNENRPQIASVNGVLPNSGSFRQVKVNRSAPSGGGGAGGESGSLVRSPQLAVPQSLPHGHGHLSTVSAVSPAHTHHTARLCAPSPSALKLASVASSLDRVPKVTPTSAIDIARENHEPERLALNGLSETTVAMEVT; encoded by the exons ATGAGTAAACTCTCGTTCCGCGCGCGAGCGCTAGACGCCGCCAAACCGCTGCCCATCTACCGCAATAAAGACCTCCCGGACCTCACCGACTGCGTCTCCATCAACCGAGCGGTCCCACAAATGCCAACCGGGATGGAAAAGGAAGAGGAGTCG gagCACCATCTCCAGAGGGCCATCTCTGCCCAGCAGGTGTTCAGGGAAAAGAAGGAGAGCATGGTCATCCCTGTGCCGGAGGCTGAGAGTAACATCACCTATTACGACCGTCTGTATAAAGGAGAATTTCGCATCCCCAAACAGCTCATCCACATCCAGC CTCTTGGTTTGGATAACGAGCTACCCGACTATGACATGGACTCAGAGGACGAGACTTTACTAAACAGACTCAACCGTAAGATGGAGCTAAAACCTGTGCAGTTTGAGACCATGATGGACCGGTTGGAGAAAGCCAGTACCAACCAG TTGGTCACTCTTCAAGAGGCCAAGCTGCTGCTAAATGAAGATGACTACCTGTTGAAGTCTGTGTATGACTACTGGGTGAGGAAGAGGAAGAACTGCCGGGGGCCGTCTCTTATCCCACAAATCAAGCAGGAGAAGAGGGATGGTTCCACCAACAGTGATGCTTACGTGGCCTTCAGGCGTCGCACAGAGAAGATGCAGACTAGAAAG AATCGCAAGAATGACGAGGCATCTTATGAGAAGATGCTGAAGCTGAGGAGAGAGTTCAGCCGAACCATAAGCATCCTGGAAATGATCAAGaaaagagaaaagagcaaacgagagctgctgcatctgacgctggAAGTCTTTGAAAAAAG ATATCAGATTGGAGACTTCTCTGGTGAGATTCTCAATGAAGTCACTGTACCTCTGGCTGAGAAAACCGTTTACCCTGCTCCCATATCCCTACCCATCAGCAGTCGGCACAAGACAGAgaacaaaattaag tCACACAAAATTGGGCCCAAACACCTGCACCCCTTTCCCGTTAAGTCTGAGCCTCATTTTGACTTTGTGCGTTCTCATAAGAAGTACAACAAGAGGCCCAAACTTGATACGTTTCGCCAGACTGGTTGGCCAGAGCGAATACAGACCATTAACAAGGCAGACATTAAACAGTACGACTTCCACAGCTCTGGAGAAGAGGATTATCCACTG TCTCCAGCATCAGAGCCAGATGAAGAGAACGATCCTGACGGAGTCTTTGCCTTCAGACGGAAAGCTGGCTGCAGTTACCATGCT CCGGTGGTGGATCAGAGCTGTTCTCCTCATTGGCAGCAGACGGGTCAGGATCAGCTGTGGCAGCGGAACTGTCTCACTGCCCTCTCTGTGCCTAGACGGTGCATCGCAGTGGCTTGTAGGAGAGTGGGCAGAGGTGGCAG GGTTGTTTTGGATCGCACCTCATCAGATCTGGATCATTCCCTCGGGCACCTGGACCCTGATATGCTTTATCCCTCCTCCGGCTCATGTGTGCCTGACCTCCCCGTCCACACAAATACAAACTCTCACGTCTCGCAACGCTCTCTGACTCAGCTTCTCGGTGACATCCAGGCCTGCAGGTGGAAGTTTTTTCGGCCTCGGCCGCTGCAGGACAACTCTAGGGCTGAGGACAAGAAAGGGACCCCGCCGGTGGAAAAAGGTGGAGGGACGACACTCTCTAACAGCGTGTCAG GTGGATTCACAGAAGAGCAGTTTCAGTCCCATCAGCAGCAGCTGGTTCACATGCACAAACAGTTACAGCAGCAAGAACTGCAGCAGAACTCCACAGCAGCAGAAGCTCACTTACACCTGCAT ACTCTGGACTCGGCTGGTGCTCATTTTGCTGCCTCTGCTGTGATCAACACTCCCAACAATGAAAACAGACCCCAGATTGCTAGTGTCAATGGCGTCCTTCCCAATTCAG GAAGCTTCAGACAAGTCAAAGTGAACCGTTCAGCTCCGAGTGGAGGTGGTGGTGCTGGTGGTGAATTAGGCTCTTTAGTGCGGAGTCCACAGCTGGCCGTCCCTCAGTCTCTGCCCCACGGACACGGGCACCTGAGCACTGTGAGCGCTGTGTCTCCTGCCCACACGCACCACACGGCTCGCCTCTGTGCCCCTTCACCCTCAGCCTTAAAACTGGCCAGTGTCGCCAGCAGTCTGGACCGGGTACCCAAAGTCACCCCCACTAGTGCCATCGACATTGCCAG GGAGAATCACGAACCAGAGAGGCTGGCTCTCAATGGATTATCAGAGACAACAGTGGCCATGGAGGTCACATAG